From Kitasatospora sp. MAP12-44:
CGCTGCCCATCGCCGCTCCTTCCAAGGCGTGCAAGGGATCCGGGGGCCTGGCCGGCCGCCGGGGCGCCTACGGTCGCATGCGCGGATGAGAGGCTTTCTCATGCACATCATCGGGGGAGCGGGCCCAGGCAACCGGGCGGGCCGTCCGCTGCGTCTACCAACGCGTACCGGTGCGCACCGAGGCCCGGGTTACGAGCACCACCGGAGGGCAGGAGAAGCATCATGGGCATCCTCAGCTGGATCATTCTGGGCCTGGTCGCCGGGGCCATCGCCAAACTGCTGCTGCCGGGGCGCGACCCGGGCGGCGTGATCGTCACCACGCTGATCGGCATCGCGGGGTCGTTCGTCGGGGGCTGGCTCTCCTCGCACTTCCTGCACAAGTCGGTGGCCACCCACTTCTTCGACCTCAAGACCTGGGGCGCGGCCATCGCCGGCTCGTTCGTGCTGCTGGTCGCCTACCGGCTGGTCTTCGGCAACTCCCGTCGCTGAGAGCGCTGTTGGCGGTCGGTGAGGCTGCCCCCCGGCAGCCTCACCGACCCCGTCAGGACGGCCGCACGGCGGCTACCCATGCGGGCAGCCCCTCGCGGGCCGTCAGCCAATGGGCCGGGACGCCGCCAGTGCGGCGGCCAGCGCCACGGCGACCGCGCCGGCCGCGGCCTCGGGGTGGGCGTGGGTGGTCAGCGCGGAGAGCCGGGCCTGCTCGGCGACGGCCGCCAGGTCGTCGGCGAACCAGGCGCCCAGCGGGGCGACCCGCATCGCCGCGCCGTTGCCGTGCGAGCCCTGGCCA
This genomic window contains:
- a CDS encoding GlsB/YeaQ/YmgE family stress response membrane protein, giving the protein MGILSWIILGLVAGAIAKLLLPGRDPGGVIVTTLIGIAGSFVGGWLSSHFLHKSVATHFFDLKTWGAAIAGSFVLLVAYRLVFGNSRR